The Flavobacterium sp. HJ-32-4 genome contains a region encoding:
- a CDS encoding LamG-like jellyroll fold domain-containing protein, producing MKHITSTKSLLQFGIILLAFSAFGQPVVLNSETFESASGSVTGIWTMGTNASLSTTFAHDGSRSMRFQSGGTTSNTTLTSSVFATLSLYDKIDVKFFLYTNSTTAGDYVELQYRPTALASYVPVRRFTIGSSTTPADINDNVNRYAFIATMFRTDSSFGPYSLTGNFRFVASLSGSNRFLYIDNLTVSGTVYNTISQGPGGITSGLETWLRADRVNGTTVGTDNANLATWRDCAKGHDASVMDNSSSWAATNLTLRPVYNNNSTRNMNFNPVVYFGNDPTTVNFSEYTGLTNRAEMNGTGGFFTHEQFVVFAIDYATTINSSTPIQSIYVGQMSTTNPWDRDTGGFAVGQFTGRFNNEVINYSLGTTGTPVGYGVAAENVTYTNLRGFLNCRNTAAANGLELYLNGTDIETTEVGAAQFVNSSNRRYWLGRSQVTNGSLNGRIAECITFSSRLSNAQRSRVESYLAIKYGVTLGVNGTSQNYVDSSGSIIWNTGTHNGYNFNIAGIGRDDAGTLNQKQSRSANSGEVVTVGLGTIATTNSANTNTFTTDRSFLMWGSNNGTIANATTPVTVTYPGAGVFTSTDVINRRWKFVETGGDVATARVSIPTTTLSSLYTVSASDAYVMVVSDNAAFTSGVETVFMSVSGSDLIANYDFDGAKFVTFGVARGKASTSRLTLDGVDDYVRMDNVNELGSAFTVMSWIRPTGANTLASNETIIAKRPGSTSGYRILLLTSNKVRAEWTVSGTTYGLTSNTVLPDLKWRHICFTYNGTTLTLYIDGVVDSTASINTAPVATTANFTIGAEYNSKSSISNYFRGDIDELRIWNKALTMTEIRFVMNQEIAQNGSATRGTVLPTTIPMHDISGTTWASLTAYYSMNNFIGSHVSDDSNSKNRGFLVSNTPSINAQTAPLPYTSASASTWTNSATWTNGTLVDAPSSVSIVDNTTVVGWNIVQTSHNITSNNSVKVMGLFVNSNTLSAATATNIEVSHYLLLSGKIDLVGKAQLVQTNNSELATSSGGSIERDQQGTRNLFNYNYWCSPVSTINTTSNNNGYTLGGVLRDGTTPSAPASISWTSSLNGSATSPITLSDQWIYTYNNANGAYSEWIYQSTTGNIASGLGFTMKGSGASGASQNYVFVGKPHNGTITIPVTANNLVLCGNPYPSALDAVQFIKDNISGSNSNPGSSASLDGTLYFWQQGADNASHILANYTGRYASMNLLGSVTGVVPSGINGLGAGSYSAPKQYIPVGQGFFVQANTTGGSITFKNSQRIFKTEDDTNSSSLMRTSEAQADGGSENPATTSTTPVIKLGFNSVDHWHRQIAIGFDGQNATDGFDYGYDSINFDDFPSDMNFLQDTNKLVIQGVADFTLTASYPLTVKSDLSGVVRFEIDELENFDPERAIYLYDDTTGIYHDLKQNPAEVTIDAGTYDNRFFLRFLNPSLGTGEDEMAQPIKVSYLNSNGTLVIHNNTTGTTVKDVRLFNIMGQQVGSWKVEATADQTNIVLPVSKLSTGTYIAKVTSDKGTVAQKVAIR from the coding sequence ATGAAACACATAACCAGTACAAAATCATTACTCCAATTCGGAATCATCCTACTTGCATTTTCCGCTTTTGGGCAGCCCGTCGTACTGAATTCGGAGACATTTGAGTCGGCTTCGGGCTCGGTCACCGGTATTTGGACGATGGGTACAAACGCCTCGCTCAGCACCACCTTTGCGCATGACGGCTCGCGATCCATGCGCTTTCAAAGTGGCGGAACCACATCCAACACCACGCTTACTTCCAGTGTCTTTGCCACTTTGTCACTCTATGACAAGATTGACGTCAAGTTTTTTCTTTACACAAACTCCACCACTGCCGGCGATTATGTCGAATTGCAATACCGTCCTACCGCGCTTGCATCGTATGTTCCGGTAAGGCGTTTCACTATTGGTTCCTCTACCACCCCGGCAGACATCAATGACAATGTAAACCGCTATGCGTTCATCGCGACAATGTTCAGAACCGATAGCAGTTTCGGCCCCTACAGCTTAACAGGCAACTTCCGTTTTGTGGCGTCTTTGTCTGGCAGCAACCGATTTCTCTACATTGACAACCTAACCGTTAGCGGCACGGTTTACAATACGATCTCACAAGGCCCGGGAGGCATCACGTCCGGCCTTGAAACATGGCTTCGGGCCGACCGCGTCAACGGAACAACCGTTGGAACCGACAACGCAAATCTGGCTACATGGAGAGACTGTGCGAAAGGACACGATGCAAGCGTTATGGATAACTCGAGCAGTTGGGCAGCAACCAATCTCACCCTTCGTCCTGTTTACAATAACAACAGTACCCGGAATATGAACTTTAACCCCGTGGTGTATTTCGGCAACGACCCCACGACGGTAAACTTCAGTGAATATACAGGTCTCACCAACCGGGCAGAAATGAATGGCACCGGTGGTTTTTTCACCCATGAACAGTTCGTGGTGTTCGCAATCGACTACGCTACGACAATCAACTCGTCTACGCCGATACAGTCGATTTACGTAGGCCAGATGTCAACGACAAACCCGTGGGATCGCGATACGGGCGGATTTGCAGTCGGGCAGTTCACCGGTCGATTTAACAACGAAGTAATCAACTATTCGCTTGGCACCACCGGCACGCCCGTGGGATACGGAGTAGCCGCTGAAAATGTGACCTACACCAATCTGCGTGGTTTTCTCAACTGCAGAAATACGGCGGCTGCCAATGGACTCGAACTATACCTCAACGGCACCGACATAGAGACAACAGAAGTCGGAGCGGCGCAGTTCGTGAATTCGTCGAACAGGCGGTACTGGTTAGGAAGGTCACAGGTAACAAATGGCAGTCTTAACGGGCGTATAGCGGAGTGTATCACCTTCTCCTCTCGCCTCTCGAACGCCCAGCGCTCCCGCGTTGAGAGTTATTTGGCGATAAAATACGGCGTTACACTCGGAGTGAACGGTACCTCTCAAAACTATGTTGACTCATCCGGCAGTATCATTTGGAATACGGGTACTCACAACGGTTACAACTTCAACATTGCGGGCATCGGACGCGATGACGCGGGTACATTGAACCAAAAGCAGTCCCGCAGCGCCAACTCGGGCGAAGTAGTCACCGTTGGTTTGGGCACGATTGCCACAACCAATTCGGCCAATACCAATACATTCACTACAGACAGGAGCTTTTTGATGTGGGGATCCAACAATGGTACGATTGCCAATGCTACTACACCGGTAACTGTTACATATCCGGGGGCGGGTGTGTTCACTTCAACAGACGTGATCAACCGCAGATGGAAATTTGTCGAAACGGGAGGCGACGTTGCAACAGCTCGCGTATCCATCCCTACCACCACGCTTTCTTCACTTTACACAGTCTCCGCATCCGACGCTTATGTAATGGTTGTCTCCGACAATGCAGCCTTCACATCAGGCGTGGAAACGGTCTTCATGTCGGTCTCCGGATCTGACCTGATTGCAAACTATGATTTCGACGGCGCGAAGTTTGTTACTTTTGGGGTGGCACGTGGAAAAGCGAGCACGTCACGACTAACCCTTGACGGAGTAGACGATTATGTTCGCATGGACAATGTAAACGAATTGGGAAGTGCTTTCACGGTAATGTCCTGGATTCGTCCAACTGGAGCCAACACACTCGCGTCAAACGAAACGATCATAGCGAAACGACCAGGAAGCACCAGCGGATACCGCATTTTATTGCTTACGTCAAATAAAGTGCGCGCCGAATGGACGGTATCGGGCACTACCTATGGACTCACATCCAATACGGTACTACCTGACCTTAAATGGCGCCATATCTGTTTCACCTACAATGGAACTACCCTTACGCTTTACATCGACGGCGTCGTTGATTCAACCGCTTCCATAAATACGGCGCCCGTTGCAACGACGGCTAACTTTACAATTGGCGCTGAGTACAACTCTAAATCATCGATTTCCAACTATTTCAGGGGCGATATTGACGAATTGAGAATATGGAATAAAGCGCTTACGATGACGGAGATACGTTTCGTTATGAACCAGGAGATTGCCCAAAACGGTTCGGCAACGCGTGGAACGGTACTCCCCACCACCATTCCGATGCACGATATAAGTGGCACAACGTGGGCTTCCCTCACTGCCTACTACTCGATGAACAATTTTATCGGGTCGCACGTATCGGATGATTCAAACAGCAAGAACAGAGGTTTTCTGGTATCAAACACACCAAGCATCAATGCACAGACCGCCCCATTGCCTTATACGAGTGCTTCTGCTTCAACCTGGACAAATAGCGCAACCTGGACGAATGGAACCCTTGTAGATGCACCAAGCTCGGTGTCAATTGTAGATAATACTACTGTTGTCGGTTGGAACATCGTGCAAACGAGCCATAACATTACGTCCAACAATAGCGTCAAGGTAATGGGTCTGTTCGTCAACTCCAACACCCTATCCGCAGCAACCGCAACCAATATCGAGGTATCCCATTATCTCTTGCTATCAGGCAAAATCGACTTGGTTGGCAAGGCGCAATTGGTTCAGACGAATAATAGTGAGCTTGCCACTAGTAGCGGAGGATCAATCGAGAGAGACCAACAGGGCACCCGAAACCTTTTCAACTATAACTATTGGTGTTCTCCGGTAAGTACGATCAATACGACCTCGAACAACAATGGGTACACCCTGGGTGGCGTGCTGCGTGACGGCACAACACCGTCGGCTCCGGCGTCTATTAGCTGGACAAGTAGTTTGAACGGCTCTGCTACATCACCGATTACCTTGAGCGACCAGTGGATCTACACCTATAACAACGCCAACGGAGCTTACTCTGAGTGGATTTATCAAAGCACCACCGGCAACATCGCATCCGGACTCGGATTTACGATGAAAGGAAGCGGTGCCTCGGGCGCTTCCCAAAATTATGTTTTCGTAGGAAAACCCCACAACGGAACCATTACGATCCCTGTAACGGCAAACAACCTGGTACTGTGCGGAAACCCATACCCATCGGCACTGGATGCAGTTCAATTTATTAAAGACAATATTTCCGGCAGCAACTCTAACCCAGGTTCAAGTGCCTCACTCGACGGCACATTGTACTTCTGGCAGCAGGGGGCAGATAACGCCTCCCACATACTTGCTAACTATACCGGCCGTTACGCGTCTATGAACCTTTTGGGCTCTGTAACGGGTGTAGTACCATCCGGAATAAACGGGTTAGGTGCGGGAAGTTATTCTGCCCCGAAACAGTACATCCCGGTAGGACAAGGTTTCTTCGTTCAGGCAAATACGACCGGCGGAAGCATCACCTTCAAAAACAGCCAGCGTATTTTCAAAACGGAAGACGATACCAACTCTTCTTCCCTTATGCGTACTTCGGAGGCACAGGCCGACGGAGGCTCAGAAAATCCTGCAACCACCTCAACAACTCCGGTTATCAAGCTCGGCTTTAACTCGGTTGATCATTGGCACCGCCAAATCGCCATTGGTTTCGACGGCCAGAATGCAACAGATGGTTTTGACTACGGGTACGATTCAATCAATTTCGATGACTTCCCAAGCGATATGAACTTCCTGCAGGATACCAACAAACTCGTGATCCAGGGAGTAGCTGATTTCACGCTGACAGCTTCTTACCCACTGACAGTTAAATCAGACCTAAGCGGAGTGGTACGATTTGAAATTGACGAATTGGAAAACTTTGATCCTGAGCGCGCTATCTACCTTTATGACGATACCACCGGCATCTACCACGACCTGAAGCAGAACCCTGCCGAGGTAACGATTGACGCCGGCACATACGACAACCGTTTCTTCCTTCGCTTCCTTAACCCGTCACTCGGAACAGGTGAAGACGAAATGGCACAGCCGATCAAAGTATCGTACCTCAACAGCAATGGCACACTGGTGATCCACAATAATACGACCGGCACAACAGTGAAAGACGTACGCCTGTTCAACATCATGGGCCAACAGGTCGGAAGTTGGAAAGTGGAGGCCACGGCTGATCAAACCAACATTGTGCTTCCGGTATCGAAATTGAGTACCGGTACCTATATCGCGAAAGTAACCTCCGACAAAGGTACAGTTGCCCAAAAAGTAGCGATCCGATAA
- a CDS encoding T9SS type A sorting domain-containing protein, whose protein sequence is MKPNLITHLAGVAMLVFFSGKVYSQDDNEDTPLPSDTFPKVRLAYYGHNNAQRQLLIGFQGAPCTDGVDPGYDAINIFDLPNDAYFWVNQTELFIQGVGEFNPDNVYPLGVKSDDDGNITIQLLETENFDPTQPIYIYDNETGIYHSLKGGTMTVAVGTGTFNDRFSLRFSQTSLSTPTLEPSKSVGIHYYSSNNLLHVAATNSASTLSSMSLISMTGQVVSSWTVNGTEADVALTGLASGVYLVTVNASTGTATKKISIR, encoded by the coding sequence ATGAAACCAAACCTAATTACCCACCTCGCAGGCGTAGCCATGCTCGTTTTTTTCAGCGGCAAGGTTTACAGCCAGGACGACAACGAAGACACCCCGCTTCCGTCCGACACCTTCCCTAAAGTACGTTTGGCTTATTACGGCCACAACAACGCCCAACGCCAATTACTGATCGGATTTCAGGGTGCTCCCTGCACCGACGGCGTCGACCCGGGTTACGATGCCATCAACATCTTTGACCTGCCAAACGATGCGTATTTCTGGGTCAACCAAACCGAACTCTTCATTCAGGGAGTTGGTGAATTTAATCCGGATAATGTGTATCCGCTCGGCGTAAAATCGGATGACGATGGCAACATTACGATTCAGTTACTGGAGACGGAAAATTTCGATCCGACGCAACCGATTTACATCTACGACAACGAAACGGGTATCTACCACAGTCTTAAAGGTGGTACGATGACGGTAGCAGTCGGCACTGGCACGTTCAACGACCGGTTCTCTCTTCGGTTTAGCCAAACGTCCTTGAGTACACCCACATTGGAACCATCTAAATCGGTAGGTATACATTACTACAGTTCCAACAACCTATTGCATGTTGCAGCAACAAATAGCGCGTCGACGCTGTCTTCGATGTCCTTGATTTCTATGACGGGGCAGGTCGTGTCTTCATGGACGGTCAACGGCACGGAAGCCGATGTCGCCCTTACCGGACTCGCCTCTGGCGTGTATCTTGTAACCGTGAATGCCTCGACCGGTACCGCGACGAAAAAAATCAGCATTCGATAG
- the hisS gene encoding histidine--tRNA ligase, producing MAQKPGIPKGTRDFSPSEVARRNYIFGTIRTQFERFGYQPIETPSFENSETLMGKYGEEGDRLIFKILNSGDFLSKVTPDELADSRKVAVKISEKALRYDLTVPFARYVVQHQNEIEFPFKRYQMQPVWRADRPQKGRFREFYQCDADVVGSTSLWQEVELVQLYDSVFSELGLVGTRIKINNRKILSGIADAIGASDKLIDFTVALDKLDKIGEEGVRKEMLEKGLTNEALDHLAPLFHLTGSVSEQLVTLTSLLAESETGLKGIEEVRFICEAIAALGLRSSELVLDVTLARGLNYYTGAIFEVAAPDTVAMGSIGGGGRYDDLTGIFGLKGMSGVGISFGLDRIYLVLEELGLFPAEVTAASNVLFLNFGDAEALYASRAIASLRKAGVRAELYPDAAKIGKQFQHADKKGIPYAALAGDTEMEQQVFTLKDLRSGEQRTVTLPELTALLQRFSAR from the coding sequence ATGGCACAGAAACCCGGTATACCAAAAGGCACACGTGATTTTTCCCCTTCGGAAGTGGCCAGGCGCAACTACATCTTCGGAACCATCCGGACGCAATTCGAACGCTTCGGGTACCAACCGATTGAGACCCCTTCGTTTGAGAATTCGGAGACCCTGATGGGGAAATACGGAGAAGAAGGCGACCGGCTGATTTTCAAAATACTCAACTCCGGCGATTTTCTATCGAAGGTCACGCCGGATGAGCTGGCTGACAGCCGGAAAGTGGCGGTAAAAATATCCGAAAAGGCCCTTCGATACGACCTTACGGTTCCGTTTGCCCGCTATGTGGTGCAGCACCAGAATGAGATCGAGTTTCCCTTCAAGCGCTACCAAATGCAACCGGTATGGCGCGCGGATCGTCCGCAGAAAGGACGTTTTCGGGAGTTCTACCAGTGCGACGCCGATGTGGTGGGATCGACTTCTCTTTGGCAGGAAGTAGAGTTGGTGCAGTTATATGACAGCGTGTTTTCGGAACTTGGCCTTGTCGGTACGCGCATCAAAATCAATAACCGTAAGATATTGTCGGGTATTGCCGATGCCATTGGAGCGTCTGATAAATTAATCGATTTCACCGTTGCCCTGGATAAGCTCGATAAGATAGGGGAAGAGGGTGTGCGGAAGGAAATGCTCGAAAAAGGACTTACAAATGAGGCCCTGGATCACCTTGCTCCTTTGTTTCATTTGACGGGAAGTGTTTCCGAACAACTTGTAACATTGACATCGTTATTGGCAGAATCGGAAACGGGACTCAAAGGCATCGAAGAGGTGCGTTTTATCTGTGAGGCAATTGCGGCACTCGGACTGCGCTCATCGGAGTTGGTGTTGGATGTGACACTGGCACGCGGACTCAACTATTACACCGGCGCTATTTTTGAAGTCGCGGCTCCAGATACGGTTGCCATGGGTTCAATAGGTGGCGGCGGACGATATGATGACCTGACGGGTATCTTCGGATTGAAAGGGATGAGCGGGGTCGGTATTTCGTTTGGCCTCGACCGGATTTACCTGGTATTGGAAGAGCTCGGCCTTTTCCCCGCGGAAGTGACTGCGGCGTCGAATGTGCTGTTCCTGAATTTTGGCGATGCGGAAGCGCTTTATGCGAGCAGGGCCATCGCTTCCCTGAGGAAAGCGGGCGTTCGGGCAGAGTTGTATCCGGATGCGGCGAAAATAGGCAAGCAGTTCCAGCATGCAGATAAAAAAGGCATTCCGTATGCGGCATTGGCCGGTGATACCGAAATGGAACAGCAGGTATTTACACTAAAGGACTTGCGATCGGGCGAGCAACGAACCGTTACGCTACCGGAGTTAACGGCACTGTTGCAACGTTTTTCAGCCAGGTAG
- a CDS encoding ABC transporter permease, translated as MLKLLRENIRTALGSIRSQLLRTVLTIVIIGIGIWALVGILASVAALQATMNANFADMGSNTFSITQYDWSERLEDESEREENPAISYPQAKAFKERYDFPQSTVSLAFQATAKAEVRYESKKTDPNIQVWGVDENFLSNTGSETTLGRNFTNFDITNNASVCIVGSDFIKGLLKDVDPIDKVISVRGARFRVIGVLKEKGATFGNNQDLRVMIPIQRARSLFSASGINYNVSVKVERGDVIDAAVDHATLAMKTIRRVGPAKKPNFGIERSDDLIHRIAEVTDYLKYAAIVISIITILGSSIALMNIMVVSVTERTREIGVRKALGAKKRTIATQFFIETVVIGQLGGLLGIILGLLTEWGISAAFDLEFVVPWAAGIWAIVVSFIVALVSGLFPAIKAANLDPIEALRYE; from the coding sequence ATGTTAAAACTGCTGCGCGAAAACATCCGCACCGCCCTCGGCTCTATTCGTTCGCAATTGCTGCGAACCGTCCTTACCATTGTAATCATCGGCATCGGTATCTGGGCCCTCGTGGGCATCCTTGCCAGTGTGGCGGCGCTGCAGGCGACGATGAACGCCAATTTCGCCGATATGGGCTCAAACACCTTCAGCATCACGCAGTATGACTGGTCAGAACGGCTCGAAGATGAATCCGAGCGCGAAGAAAATCCGGCAATCTCCTACCCGCAGGCCAAAGCCTTCAAAGAGCGCTACGACTTCCCGCAAAGCACCGTCTCACTCGCCTTTCAGGCAACTGCAAAAGCGGAAGTACGCTACGAATCCAAAAAGACCGATCCCAACATCCAGGTGTGGGGCGTCGACGAAAATTTCCTTTCCAACACCGGATCGGAAACCACGCTAGGGCGCAATTTCACGAATTTCGACATTACCAACAACGCCAGCGTCTGCATCGTCGGCTCCGACTTTATAAAAGGATTGCTGAAAGACGTTGATCCCATCGACAAAGTCATCTCGGTGCGGGGTGCCCGTTTTCGCGTTATCGGCGTGCTGAAAGAGAAAGGCGCCACGTTCGGCAACAACCAGGATCTTCGGGTAATGATCCCGATACAACGCGCCCGTTCCCTCTTTTCGGCATCCGGCATCAATTACAATGTCAGTGTGAAAGTAGAGCGCGGCGATGTCATCGATGCGGCCGTTGACCACGCGACCCTCGCCATGAAAACCATCCGTCGGGTAGGCCCGGCCAAAAAACCGAACTTCGGCATCGAACGAAGCGACGATTTGATCCATCGTATCGCGGAAGTAACAGATTACCTGAAGTATGCGGCCATCGTCATCAGTATTATTACCATTTTGGGGTCCTCCATCGCGCTGATGAACATCATGGTGGTCTCAGTAACCGAACGCACCCGCGAAATCGGCGTCCGGAAGGCTCTCGGTGCTAAAAAACGTACGATTGCCACACAGTTTTTCATCGAAACCGTGGTGATTGGGCAGTTGGGCGGGCTGCTGGGTATTATTTTGGGGCTTCTGACAGAATGGGGCATATCCGCCGCCTTTGACCTCGAATTTGTAGTGCCATGGGCCGCCGGTATCTGGGCGATTGTAGTGAGTTTTATAGTGGCATTGGTATCCGGACTATTTCCCGCCATCAAAGCCGCCAACCT